ATAGAGCATAATAAGCATGTGTATTAATGAACTAGTGGTGGTTCATAGGAAGTTAGACCTTTGATCATACATGTGTACTGTGTAGTAATGGTTTATTATTGCCCAATAGTGAGAGCTGATTTTTGAGGTCATaacttaaaactctttttgCTTCATCCATAATGTGGGATAATCTGGACAGAAGGTGAAGTGAAGCTAGAAATTAGTATGTATGTACAAGTGCCCCTTTAAAGGCTGTGTGTAAGTGTGCAACTCATTTTTTGGTTGCTAGCCTGATTGAAATAGAGAAGGGAAGTCTTTTTTGTCCCAATTATTCTCTTATGTTTGCCAGATTCTGTAGTGTTGGTACTATATGTGACAATTATTTCATTATTGTAAGCTACATTTCAATTTTGTGAAAGCATTTTAATGGAAACTCCCCGTATGATTTTCTTTTTGGATAGAATTTAAAGGGAAACCTCCCTTCATGTCGACACAATGATCGTCGTATATTTGTGCAAAATAAATGAGAAGGCAAAGACAAATCTTTGGAGGTCCCAATTATCCTCTATGTGCATTCATTAGTCACTGGAGCATGTATGAGATCCTCTTGGGGTTTGAGCATCTTCAATGACAAATTAGAGTGTATGGTCTAAGACTACGTAAGACAAAGGTTGCAAACTTGCAATCATGGCCATGACGAGTACCCATTAATCCGTATTTAATCACCAAACGAATCTTGCTTATTTCAGAGTTTATGGCTCATGCATGTGCGTAGATCATCTTCTATTCCCTCCCCCTTTTTGTAGTAATGGGCTACTACTCAAAATTTGAACTTATCCATGGTTATAGACCTTGCAGTAGTAGGGTTAGTGGTAATATGTTGTCCATGTATGCGTATCTCAAATTTAGTTAATGCGCTACTACTCAAAATTTTGCTTTCTTGAGGCTCCgttttattcgacttatttttattgaacttatattatctgaacttaactgaacttatctcattatctgaacttattttatctgaaaaaagcttattttgtttatttgtgtGTAAAAGtatctgaaaaaacttattttttctgaacttatattatttgaactcATCTGAACTTAACGGACTTATCTGAAcctaactgaacttatctaaacttattttgtctaaaataagtcaaaataagtcgaacagagcCTTAATATTTTTCTTGTAGTCTTGCAAAGTGCAGTCCTTAGTGTTATAAGTTGGGTTTTCTCGCCCTTCTGAAAATTAAAGGATATAATTTGTGCAACAAAAAGTTTTTAGTGGCAGGGAAATCTCAAATAAGTACAGCAAAGATTCATGATATGCAAGCAACCTTTTAAAGTTACTTGTCATCTCATACTAGTGGTCCCAAAATCTCTTTTAAATCTcattccaaagactattgttaGAAAATTGAACAAAGCCTCGTGGATTGCTCAGTAGCTACTCCCTTCTGGATTAGTGAAATGACACTTTAGTCTAGATACTTTTGTGAGCTAGACCTTCTTTTGCCTTCATTGGCAATCAAGAAAGTATATGTTATTAGCCTCAAATTGCCCTTTTAACTTGCAATAAATCTGTGCCTCATTCCTGTATCCTCTATAGCACTTTTGGACGGTGGATGTGGATTTCAGTAAAATTTGAAGGGAATGCTTCTATTGTTGCCGAAGGGTCTTTTAATAGGCTGATGATCATTGGTTTCAAATATCACGAATCATGACCCATTGTGTGGTCTGAAGAAGTCTCTTATGTCTTAATCAGCCATTTGGATTTATACTTCTATATTAGGGTGGTTACATAATTTCCCTTGTTGAAAACTTAGTATAAAAGCCATAACTCACCTATATATCGTTCTGGATAGTGACGCACCATTTTGTTAAACCTATTTTGAACTATAGGATAGTGGATCGGATCAATATGGATAGATATGCTACTTGGTCATGTTACCTCTGTTACAAAGGAAATAATTTGAGTATAAAATAGGAGAAAATAATAATGGATGATACAGAGTATGTACAGTGATTCATAGGGATGATATGCGAGTAATGTCACAGTTATTCGTATGGATGATATGCGAGTAATGTGACAGTGATTCATACGGATGATATGTGAGTAATGTGACAGTGATTCATACGGATGATATGTGAGTAATGTGACGGTGATTCATAGGGATGATATGTGAGTAATGtgacagtgattcaaaactaccTCAGATGGCATCCTGCAAAAGCTGTAAATCAAGCCCATGAACCCCTTTTAAGTGATAGAAAACCTCAAAGTTAATTTGAGGGAATCCTCGTGTTGGTTCTGAAATGGCCATGAATGCATCGATGATATTGTATCTTCCTACCGGATGATATTGACGAAATGTGTTGCAACAAAATTAGGGTAACCTCCTTGGTGGCTTGTGATAACTGATCAGACATTGCCATCATGATCATATATACTCCATAACACAGTTCCAAGGAATGTGGTAATGATGGTCATGCTCATGTATCAGAAGCTTTACCAGTTGAGACTAGAGAGATCACATTTTATAATTCGAACTATCTGATCCTTCTTTTTTTCTGGAGTTTTGAGTATCCTGAATGGCAATTAAGTGGGTATTGTGGTCTAGTGTACTTGCACTAGCAATATTTCTAATCTTTTCAGTAAAGATGGTATATCCGCTTTTGCGTCACTTTGCATGATATTCCTTCCTTCGATTTTGGATATGATATTTTTATTTGTCTTTTGCAGGTGAAAGGAAGCGACATGCAGAAGACCAAACTGCTGGCGCTGCTAATGGTCCTGCCGCTCAAACCAATGGTGGCCCATCTGTAAGTACTTAGTAGTCTTCTGTTCTCTTCACCCTAGAACAACTTGTATTAGGAGAAATGAGTTCAGTAGTTCCAATGGACCATCGGAATTGGTTCTTGTTGTATACTGTTTCGGAGCCTTGGCTTAAAGCTAATTATTACTGTCACAGGCTTCACACTGCAAGACTGGTGCACAGGAAGCAATAGCTCCAAACAATATCTTGTTTGTACAGAACTTGCCCCATGAAACAACAAGTATAATGCTGCAAATGCTCTTCCAGCAGTACCCGGGTTTCAGGGAAGTGCGGATGATTGAAGCGAAGCCAGGGATTGCTTTTGTGGAGTTCGACGACGAGGACGAATCTGCAATAGCAATGCAAGCTCTTCAAGGTTTCAAAGTTACACCACAGAACCCCATGGAAATCACCTATGCTAAGAAATGATTCcattcccctcaaaaaaaaagaaaaaaaaattgattccaTTGTGAACCTCTTATGGGAAATGCCTGAATGTCAATGGCAGCTATAGACTGTAATTCTACTGTAGGTGAGCAAAAGAGATAAATTTTGTTCAGAGGTGTCCTACATTAAGTCGAATGTACATCAGATGATATCAGTGACAAACATGTTACAATTTGTCCAACTCGCAACTCGCAACTCGTTTTACATCCAAGTAATCTAATATTGTGTGGTGAGTGGTGAGTGGTGAGTGGTGACTACTGAATGGGATATTTTAGTTTGTTTTCAAGGAGATTGTTTTTTCAGGAACCGGAATGAGGAAGGAGCTTTATATACACTCATGTCATAAAATTCAGATACCAAA
This Spinacia oleracea cultivar Varoflay chromosome 6, BTI_SOV_V1, whole genome shotgun sequence DNA region includes the following protein-coding sequences:
- the LOC110800343 gene encoding U2 small nuclear ribonucleoprotein B'', which translates into the protein MMLSGDIPPNQSIYVKNLNEKVKKEELKRSLYCLFSQFGRILDVVALKTSKLRGQAWICFSEITAASNAVRQMQNFPFYDKPIRIQYAKAKSDCIAKAEGTFVPKEKKKKQQEKGERKRHAEDQTAGAANGPAAQTNGGPSASHCKTGAQEAIAPNNILFVQNLPHETTSIMLQMLFQQYPGFREVRMIEAKPGIAFVEFDDEDESAIAMQALQGFKVTPQNPMEITYAKK